DNA from Thermococcus argininiproducens:
AATGCCTCGTTATAGATGTCCAGTGCCACTGTGTATCCTGCCCCTCCTGGCCCGCCATTCGCCCCAGCCATTACCCAGGCTAGGTCAAACATCTGGAGGGCCCCAATAAGACCCATAACCACTACATACACTATCATGGGCCTTAACATTGGGATTGTTATGAAGAAGAATCTTCTTATGGGGCCTGCGCCATCTAGCATAGCTGCTTCGTATATTTCTTTGGGAATCGCTTGCATTGCTGCTAGGAAAGACACCATAAAGTGCCCACTGGTTCCCCATATAGCAACAGTGGCTATTGCTAAGAGGAGGTAATTTCTATCGTTTATCCAGTCTATTGGTTGAAATCCTGGAATTACATGGGAAAGTGCAAAATTAATAAAACCGTTTTTCATGAAGAGCCAAATGAAAATCAAGGCGACTATAACGGAAGATGTAGTTGCAGGAAGAAAGTAGGACACTTTAAAGAATTGTTGTCCCTTAATCTTTTGATTTGCGAAAGAGGCTAAAACTATAGCAAGAAACGTTTGTACGGGGACAACTATTGCAGTGTAAATAAGGATGTTTTTTAATCCTGTATAAAACGGAGAAAGTAAATATGAGGCTCCGTTGAGACCTCTCATTAGGTCTCTTAACACTATCTCAAAATTTTTTAACCCCACAAATTGCATTGTGCCTATATAATCCCACTTGAAAAAGCTCAAATAAAAGGCAAATCCCATTGCAAAATATCCAAAAACGAGATTTAGGATGACAGCGATCGAGATGAGAGATAAACCAGCAACAATCTCCTTATTTCTAGCCTTCTCATAAAAAGAAGAAAAAGAAAACATATCAGTCACCTCAGCCACTTAATTCTTCTTGAACAACCTGCTTCATAACGTCTATTGCTTCGTCAATTGTCATTTCTCCTCTCATTGCAGCAGCCATTGCGTCACTGAACTTACCTTCAAGTGGTCCTGATTTTGGACCCCAAAGGAACACTATCATTTCGTCGTACTCAAAGGAGAGTGTTTTCTTGTGTTGTGGCCACATGTCTGGGTCGTTCTCAAAGCCCTTTATGCTTGGTAGTGTGTGTCCTCCTTTGACAACAAGTTCTTTTTGTCCATCTGGACCTAATAAGAATTCTACAAATTTCCAAGCCTCTTGTGGGTGCTCACTCTTTGCGTTTATTCCTAAGATTACTGTATATGCCATTGTAACTCTGCCTTCTTTTCCAGCTGGAACTGGAGCAATGTCCCAGTCTTCTCCATACTTGAAGTCAGGGAACTGATCCGCTAGGAATGGTATCATCCAGTTTCCACTTATTACCATAGCAACTTCTTGTTGACCAAAGGCATCTCCAAGCCATCCTGCTCCTACATCTCCGGGTTGTACAACATAAGGAGTTAATCCTTGTTCTTCTCTCTCAATCTTTCCTTTCTTGTAGAGGTTTATGTACCAAGTAAGGGTTTCTTTAACCACTGGATTGTCAAACCAAGCTGCATCTTCAGGTTTTTCAAACCAAGGCTTTGGAGCACCGTTACTCACAGCAACAGGTACGTATCTGTTGAATCCACCAAGATAAATTGCCAAGCCAGGTTTTCCGGTTTTATCAGCTATTATCTTTGCGTATTGTTCAAGCTCCTCCCAAGTTTCAGGTGGTTTTGTTAATCCTGCTTGCTCAAAGAGTTTCTTGTTATAGAAGAGAGCTAACATACTCCAGTCTTTTGGAAGACCATAAAGCTTTCCATCCTTCTTAAAGG
Protein-coding regions in this window:
- a CDS encoding carbohydrate ABC transporter permease, translated to MFSFSSFYEKARNKEIVAGLSLISIAVILNLVFGYFAMGFAFYLSFFKWDYIGTMQFVGLKNFEIVLRDLMRGLNGASYLLSPFYTGLKNILIYTAIVVPVQTFLAIVLASFANQKIKGQQFFKVSYFLPATTSSVIVALIFIWLFMKNGFINFALSHVIPGFQPIDWINDRNYLLLAIATVAIWGTSGHFMVSFLAAMQAIPKEIYEAAMLDGAGPIRRFFFITIPMLRPMIVYVVVMGLIGALQMFDLAWVMAGANGGPGGAGYTVALDIYNEAFTRINPGVAAAKSWFLFAIIFTTTYIFQKKYGRAMR
- a CDS encoding ABC transporter substrate-binding protein; this encodes MKKVLFGGLLIFALLFAVVASGCIGGQTPSPTTETKTETETQIQEKVFIRFAGWSAGETEMKNYQKMIAEFEQANPNIGVKYEVITQMFHENILASFGAGVAPDIFYVDSAWSPIFIDKGALYPISELADQSFVDQFYPFLLEPFKKDGKLYGLPKDWSMLALFYNKKLFEQAGLTKPPETWEELEQYAKIIADKTGKPGLAIYLGGFNRYVPVAVSNGAPKPWFEKPEDAAWFDNPVVKETLTWYINLYKKGKIEREEQGLTPYVVQPGDVGAGWLGDAFGQQEVAMVISGNWMIPFLADQFPDFKYGEDWDIAPVPAGKEGRVTMAYTVILGINAKSEHPQEAWKFVEFLLGPDGQKELVVKGGHTLPSIKGFENDPDMWPQHKKTLSFEYDEMIVFLWGPKSGPLEGKFSDAMAAAMRGEMTIDEAIDVMKQVVQEELSG